Sequence from the Cryptococcus neoformans var. neoformans JEC21 chromosome 1, complete sequence genome:
ACCAACGGACAAGGCATTCGGGATCTGGGTGCAGTCTTGACCCTCGCCAGTGGAAGAGCAACCACCGCAAGACTCGAGCTCGGTAGCGAAGTCGACACATTCGTAGGCCCATTCACCACCGGAAGCGCTGTTAACGGTACTGCAAAACCATCGTCAGGTACTTGCAGCCATCTAGAATTATGCTGCTCACCAGGCATGGAGAGAGCCAGGGCAATACATTCGGTCAAGCTCGGTCTGGGGGTAGAGAGTTTGTTGCTGGCGGGCCTGAATAGTTCGCTTGCCTGAGGCGACTCAGTGATGCTCACACTGTTTCAGAAACAATCGTTGctcaccttttcctttgttgGCCgcttgagaaggagaagacccTCCTGAACTGCAGCATTCTAGGGAGTGACGTCAACAAACAGTAACAACAATCTTTTAACCAACTCACGTTTATTGCTGTCCCAGTTGTCGCAATCGGGTTCAGGAGCACGAGAGTGGAGAGGCTTGCACTTTTTAAGGGTCTTGTGCCAGAACCAGTTGGTGGGACAAGTGATACCACTAGGGCATGATCCCTTGGGAGGACTGGTGTGCCAAGAGTTGTCGCAACAAGAACTAGATCGTTCGTGCCACCATTGATCGCCGGAACAGCTACCAGTGTTCTTGGCACACTTCTTGGTCTTCTCATTGAAAGTGTAACCTGAGTGCAACAATGTCAGAGATATTGATTACATGTATAAGAATTattcaccttctccacagTCACAACTCGCAACCTCGGTCTGGGGAATACAGCTTAAACTAAGGTGAGTGGAAAATTGAATAGCAGTGGAAGAAAAGTGCTTACCACTTGGCAGTCTTGTGCATGAACCAGTTGAAGGGGCATATCAAATCAGACGAAGGGCTGTAATCAATGTCAGCCACCTATCAATATTACCACCCAGTTCAACTTACGTGGTCCgagtttgaggagaagagcagagaGGGTTGCCCAATAGTTGGGTGAAGAAGTCaccagaggaagaacaagagTTCCTCTCAGAGACGGAAGCCTTGACAGTGATCGAGGCAGAAACACCAACGTTGATTCTGGTACCCACAGCCAAGGAGATTCCGTTGGCATGGGCGTAAGAAGCGAGACCGAGAAGAGCAAAGATGTTGGTAACGAGCATGCCGTCCACAGTGTTTTTTAAGGTAGGAAGAAGTGTCGCCTTGGTCGAAAGAAAGAGTGGCTATTAACTTAAATAGGTATGGTAACCCTATAAAGATCTGGAGTATGGGAGCCTGGTGGCAAGAATGAGGCGGGATtcgggaaggaaggaaaacgGGTCGGTGCTGTGatggatgaaagagaatcgatgaagaagggggtTATTCGGAAGGCAGGATTGCCTTTATATCGCAAAACAAAGGAAATGGTCGGCTGATGATCATCGTTCTCTTGCAAGAACGTCCTTTGGAGTTGTCCTAATAGCGCACTGGCAACCGTCGCCAAAGGGAGTGTGTCTCAGCGCACTGACCTCCATCAAGGGCTAAAAATCCCGACATCTGGAACTCGTAAACTGTTGGGGCTTGAAATCGGTACGAGCATGGAGAGGGTAGAAGCTGAATGTAGAGGCACGGCGAAAGCAAGACAAGGCAGCTGCAGTAAGGGAATCATATGTAACCGTCAGGAGCAGTGACATCCTGCAGCGCAGCAGAAAGCAATAATTTGTACGTCAACGAACCAATCCGTTTGTTCTGTCTCTTTGCTACCAAGTGGCCAAGCCGTGCAGCTGTCGTTGTTCAAATATTTCAACTTGATACATGTCCCGAGGATCTGATGGTCCGGAACAGGGCTTCCGAAGGCTCTGTTACTCGGCTCTTTGTCGACGGCGTGTTGTGATTGTGAGGCGTTGTATGGAATAAAAAGACCACGATGATGGTGTTTCATCCATCTTTGCGCTCGGACCTCTTTGGGACGCGTATGCATCCTCGGTGCGTCGAGCGGCCGATCCTCGCGTCACCCTACGGTTCCTGTCTTTACTGTTATTTACATGAGAATCTCCGGACGCAGGATTCTTTTGTTTTCACGTGTAGTTGCATGATGCATATTGACATCATGGCTCATGGACAATGGACAGCTCAACCATTCTACCCAATGCTAACGGGCGTTTCTTTTAACAACAACGGTGATGGCTCTCGTAGATGTTCGGCCGGCTAAATTCGACCATGTCTCTCAGCTGCTGAAACgaagcttgaagatgtaCTATTACGATACCACATCTCACCATCATAATATACCCTCGTACAATCGAGAGGAAGGTCAACGAATAAAATCAGCTGTTCGCTGTCTGTCAATGTTAATTGGTGGTAAAGATATTCCGATCCGAATACTGACGCACTAACAACTTCCGCTGGTtgctgtttgttgttgttgttgcttcCCTGCCCTCGATCGTACCCCGCCAGTAGTATCTACCATTATTTACTTTGACCCCTAGCCATGCATAATCCTCCACTATTATGCTTGACTTACCATTCATAATGATTCACAAATCACGTTGAACCTTTTTGCCGCTCGGTTCTTCGCCTGTCTCACATTCCTCCTTGGGTGCCGATAATGGACAGTTTCAGATCAAAAGAAGCAACGCGCCTTTTGTTTGGTGGTTTATTTTGTAGTTCTTTCAGCAGCAAATGTCAGGTCATTTTTGGAGTGACAGCATTTCTTTCGCTCCCTGTGCTCATTGTTCACTCATTGTTCGTTACACAGGTGATTGTTAGTTGCGAACAGCAGCTTGTATGATTAAAGTACCTCTCCATGTTAAACCACTCACTCATTATTTGTCGCATGAGGAGGtttttttactttttgCGTTGACACGCGCTCGTTGATTTTTTGGCCTCATCGGTTCATGGAAGTGCCTGAATCCACAATCTGTTTTAAAGCGACTTCTGGGCTAGCTAGAAGCAGTGACTAACTACCTACTGACTGTGGCCGATGACTAATAATTAGGTGGTACTCGGAGGCTTCAACTGCCAattatttcttcttcagctgtTTATTTACATACATCGGCTACCATTAGCCGCCGTTCGTCGGTTATCAGTACGAGTAATCAAATAATGGCTGAATAGTGGTTTTTTGTTGTACCAGTCATACCAACAAGCCCTTCCTTACCCCccaaaaggagaaaaggcAAGATTCTTTGCATTACTAGCCACTAACCCGCTGGGAAAGATATCTTAGCCATAGAGAAACAACATTTTATACATAGATGCAATGCTTCAAAACGATGAATGGCAAATGATATAGATAAAAACGAAGTTACAGACAGATTATACCAGACAGATTATACGAAGTTACAGACAGATTATACCAGACGACTAAACTCTATTGATAATCAATGACACCAAATTTCCGCGAACTACCTTCAGATCACACTCAATCAAGTGCAGTCTATTGACGACTCAGGTTTTGCATTTGAACGAGCTCATACTGCAAAAATTAGTCATTGCCCTTGAATGAAAATGGACAGATGGACACTCACATAGCCTCCCTTCTTGGACAAAAGCTCTTGATGTGTTCCTTGCTCAGCCACCCTGCCTTCAGAGAAGTAGTAGATCTGGTCAGAATGTTGAATTGACGACAAACGATGAGCAATCGCAATGGTTGTTCTACCCTTGGCTGCCTTATCAAGTGCCTCCTGAACGACCTTTTCTGACTGACTGTCGAGTGCAGAGGTAGCTTCGTCAAGGAGCAAGACTTTAGGATTTCGAATGAGGGCACGAGCGATAGCGATACGTTGCTTTTGACCACCAGAAAGCTGAGAGCCTTTCCCACCGACTTCAGTGTCAAAACCATCTGGCAAGGATACAATAAAGTCGTACTAAAGCAAAAGTTAATATTGTTCCTCGAGAATGGATGTTGAACGCACGATATTGGCATCCTTGCAGGCAGAATCAATCTCATCCTGAGTCACCTCCTCTAAGGGCTTGTTCGCACCCAAAAGAATATTAAACCTGATTGTACCAGCATAAAGGGTCTAAGAAAAAATTCAGCAACGTTCTCACTTGTTAGCTTATTACTTACAGGTTCTTGAGAAACAAGGGAAATCTGGCTACGGTAACTCGCCAAGTTGAGCTCCTTAATATCAATGCCATCCAAAGTCACACGGCCAGCCAAAGGGTCGTAGAACCTCTCCAACATTTGAATAGTGGTAGACTTTCCACAACCGGAAGGACCGACGAGGGCCACACTGAAAAACAGAGTTAGAAAATCAGAATATTCTTCAGTCGAGCTCACTTACTAAGTGCCGGCAGGAACATCAATAGTCAAATTCCTCAGTACTCTCACTCCCGGCCTGGTGGGATACCTGAAGTGAACACCTTCAATTCGCACGTGACCAACGACGTGCTCGTGATCAAGCACCTTCCCTTCACTAGATTCAGCATTGATGGCTGGTTCGTTGTCAATGCTTCGAAAGATGGAAGCGGCCGAGGAATTAGCCTTGGAAGCATCCGGGACGAAGGTGAAGACGTTTCCAGCTTGAATAGACGCAAAGACCTAGAGAAAGTTAGCGTCAAGGAGCGCTTCACCAGAATAGACACCTACAATGGAGTTCAGGACAGTATAGAAACTAGCAGTGGTGTATTTGCCATTGATGATCCATAGAGCACCAATGTAGAAGACCAGAGCAATGATACAGAAAGTCAAACCCTGACTCGCCGCAAAGAGGCATTGGGATTTAATAGAAGTACGGCTGATTTTTCTGTTAGCAGGATCCTGGCGTAAACTTGAGTACTCACAAATTTAACTTCATAGGAGCTTTAAGAGCTTCAGAATAGATCTCCCTtacatccttctccctggTAAGACTGGCTACTGTCTTAACGGCTCCAGCGGCTTCACTGGCAAGATGTGCACTAGCGGCATGGAGCTTCTTCATACGTTGGTCCTTGAGTACGACAACCTTGAGACGAATGTAACCTCCAGAGACAAGGATAGGGATACAAGCGATACCAATCAGAGCAAGAACTACCTCAAACCGTTAGATTCTTAGACAGTGCTTGGTAAAGTAACGTACGAGGGCCGTAGCACAAGCCGATGATACAACCACCGAGAAGAGTGGCGCAGGACTGGATGATTGTACCCAAAGTAGGTCCGAACAGACCCTGCACCTTCTGAGGTTGATCTGCAAGGTTGGATGTGACGGCACCAGTCTTGAATAACATGAGCACCGCGACAAGAGCAAAAAAAGCAGAGTCACTTACAGAGTTGTGTTCCTCGTCGAACCATTCAATATCATGTCGCAAAGTAGAAGTGAACAGCTTTTTCCTCAAGACACCGTTCAAATCCCAACCAGCGTGAGAGAAACCGGCActctggaagaagatgacaaaTCCAGCCGCGAGAGCAGTGATGAAGTACCATAAGCTGATGCTATGCGTTAGCTAATGCAATTTAAAATGAAGACAAGCACCACTTACGCTCTGCGGCTGAGAGCATCTCGAAGTTCGGTAGGATCTTGAATCTCAAAGTCGGAGAGGGCTTTGCCAAAAAGGATGGCCAAAGCAGGATAAACCATGCCAGCACAGATGGCAGCGATAAACGCTAATTAGAAGATTCAGTAACTTGATATCGTCAAATCCTATGAGTGGCCATTCTCACCTATAATGTATATAAATTTATCGGCGGAGTTCATTCTCAACAGCCTGGCATACAAACCAAAGCTTGAAGGTATCTTGTCCTCGCCTGCAACTTCCTCCGCCCTCTTGGCTTGGATGTCGTCCATGGCGATACTGGCCAAAGACCTCCCAGTCACTGCACGGTGAAGCTGTCTGTCCTTTTCTTGCATAGGCGATGAAGGACCTCCGAAAACGACATCGTCAGGGTCATCGATATCGTCATCCACCTGGAGTgcttcagcagcagcttcttGAGCAAGTTTTTGATTGTTGACAAGTTGGGCGTACTATAGTGCGTACGCATTAGCTGGTATATGGGACATAAAAGCAAAAGGTTACTCACAGGACCGTTTTCGTTGGCGAGAAGATCGTTGTGAGAACCTTGCTCCAATActtcaccaccacccatcACGTAAATTCTGTCGGCGTCTCGAATAGTACTAAAAACATAAATGAGAATGGCTTCAATCGGTACCAAAGGATGCTTACGATAATCTATGGGCAATGGTGATAGTAGTCCTGCCTCGCGAGGCCTTGTCCAAAGCGTCTTGCACAATACCTTCGCTCTGAGTGTCAAGAGCAGAGGTAGCTTcgtccaacaacaaaaTTCTAGGGTCGGAAACGATAGCACGAGCAATCGCAACTCGCTGCTTTTGACCACCAGACAAGAGCATACCGCGCTCACCAACCATGGTATCGTAACCTTGCGGAAGTTTCATGATAAAATCATGGGCGTTGGCATCGACACAAGCCTTTTTCACAAGTTCAAATTTTTCCTCGAAAGAGGCATTCTCATATCTGGAGCCGATGAGACCATGTTCAACGTTACCACGGACGGTGGTACCGAAAAGAGTGGGTTCCTGAGATACGAGACCTATGTAAAACTATCAGTTGACACCAGCCTCATAAGGGACAGTTGTACGTACCGATCTGTTGACGAAGCCAGTTGAGGTTAAGCGACCTGATATCTTTACCGTCAAGCTTCACAACACCACTAATGGGGTCGTAAAACCTCTCAATAAGAGAAACGACAGTGCTCTTTCCGCTTCCACTGGCTCCGACAAGAGCGAAAGTCTTGCCGGCTTCAAAAGTGGTAGTGAAGCCCTTCAAGATAGGAACGCTGGGTCGAGACGGGTAATGGAACTTGACATTTTCAAAGCTAATCTCACCATGAAGGCTATCGGGCTTCAAACCTTCATCACTGGCGGAATCAATGGTGGGTACACGGTCGATAGTTGCGAAAAGCTTGGCAGCAGCGCCTCGCGCTTTGGTGACAGCAGCCAACTCAGGAGCGAGCATCGCCATGGAGAAGGAACCAATGAGGATGGACATGAAAACGTTGATAACGATACCGGAGTCGGCTCGGCCTTGACTGACCAGAACGCCACCGTagaagaaggcgagggcATAAGCGGCGTAGATGGCGAAGACTGTAATCATCATAAGCGAAGAGGTAGGAATGTAGAGGTGAACGGTACTTACACATGATACTCAAGCCAAAGCCTTCAAAGATCGAGCCTTTTCTACCAACAATCTTGCTCTGCTCGATGTGATCCGCGAATTTGTCACCCAAGATCTTTTCTTTGCCAAAGGCCTGAACAGTTCTGATACTTGCTATGACCTCTTCTGCCAAGCTACCCGCTTTCGCGATGTGATCAAGAGCCGCAGTCCCAAATTTTGCCATGGCCGTCATCATAATACCACCGCAGAGCATGATGACTGGCAGAATGGAAATAAGGGCGCCCGCAAGACGAGGTGACCGGACAAAAGCTAGAACAAAACCGCAGACAAAAGTACCAGCATACTGGAATACGAGGGCGACCTTTTCAGATGTTCCTTCTTGGACAAGGTGACAATCGGTCTGAATGCGAGTGGCGACTTCTCCGGCGCCCAGGTCATCAAAGTAAGCAATCTATATTCACGTCAAGTTCGTCTCACTTCTTGGTTTAGGAATAATCTTACCTCCTGTCTAAGCACTGCCGCCAAATAACGCTCTCTGATCCTTTTAGAGTTGAGTTCGCCAGTGACGTTCCAGATGAACATGTAAAGCCAAGTCGCTAGAAACATTGCAATGCCGATGGCCATCAGATAAAGAGCATTGTGGCCAGATTGCGTCTTAAGGTCATCTTTAGCTGCTTGTAAAGCCGCAGAAGTTTCGGGAGTCAGTCCAACTTGGGATATTTGGTTCACAATGACAGCATAATTTGTGAAAGACGTGGTTAATCGACCTGCAAATTGATCACGTCAGCCACTACGACCTAGCGAGAGAGGCTTGATTTTTACCGAATATTAAAGTCATTAAAGGTTGACAGCATCCGGCTGCAACGGCAAGAACGAGACCCAGTACCATGGCAACGATTTCAAGGGGTGCAGCGAACCTGAAGAGGGCAAAGAACGAAACCGGTGGAAGAACACtggcctccttctctttttctttgttttttctctcctcttcttcttttttttttcgagATTTGAGGAAGTTGAACTTGCTTTTCTTGTGTGTATGTGATTTTGAGACCGCATTGGAGGTTGATTTCTCTAGCGGAGGGTTGCGGAGAGTGTCAGAGGAAGCGGCGATAGAGGAGCGGCTAATCTTTTCTTCGGGTGCCGACGAAACGCGACCAACGCTGGTTGAGACGGTGGGTACTCCGATATTAGGAGCAGTGGCTGTTGGGTAAGGTATACCAGAGTTCACAGCATGTGCATCGTGGGCAAGAACATCCTTCTCGGAGTCGATGACTTCTTCGTCACGGCGGGCTTGAAGATGGTCGGAGCCAGCTGCAGCCGCAGTGGGACCTGGAGAGGCAGACATTGGTGGCGCTTCGGTACTGGATAGGCGGATTTACCAGTTGAATGGGTGTACCTTGAGCAGGTATGTCTCTATCAAATTCAATGTGTTGAtaggaaaggaagagatggagttGTGAAAGAGGTGAAAAATGCAATGTTAGTGATGGCTTGTTGTTGGCCGAAAACTGAAATGCCCGGAACCGAGAAGTTGACGCGGCGACTCGGCTGACGGCTTACGGAAACAGTGAGCATGTGCTTGCACCGAGGAGCctactttttcttttcactCACCAGTTTTATGTCTTATGCTTTTTGTTCCTCGGGAAATAATGCGAAAGAGGCGGATGTACGGGCAGTAtcaaaaaggaaggaaagggaagcaGGCGGTGTATCAAAGCGCCACTTGTATTCATATGCAGCAAAAAGCACGGCGCCCGATCTGCCGGTGAAAAACGGCCGTCGGGCTGACGACAGCGTGGTAATAAATAAGATCCCGAAAACAAATTTAAACGGAAAGGACGGGGCGGGCAGGAACCGCAAGCCCGCTGCATCATGCAGCATGGAGCACGCAGCAAAGGCTATACTCAGCCACAAATCACAGCCCATCATAGAAGTGCGCCTGTCCAGTTTTCCTAATTAATGAATTTCTTACACGTTGCGTCGGCGCCAAGAGGAGCCCAGGCTTACGTGCCCGCTCGGCACAAAAGGTGGTGCTCGGGCGCCGGTCAGATAAGATAAAAAAATGATCTGCCGGATGGCCGGAACTAATTGGGAATCACGCATTTCTGCAtatcctttcctttctcccttcgTCTTCCGCCGTCTTACTCATTATTTAATTCAAGCGAAGTACTTTGCGAATATGTCAGGCGTATTCCTTGGAAGCTTTCCCTCCATTACCTTGGCTTCAATGACGTACTGATATGGGCTACTTGTATTTGCATTGAACTCTTTTAACTTCGTTCCACTGCTTTAATTTTGCCACCTATGCAATTTTAGCTGCTTTTTTCCTCTTACGCCGGCCAGACCTTGCGTCCAAGGTaccttcccctttctccaTATCAATTCCTGCCGCCCGCTCTCTTTCATTGATTTATCTTAACCGCCGAGCTAAAGTACTCCTCGTGAACATCTCAGAGCTTTTGTTCCTGCACTGAACAGAAGACTGGAGGTGGGTGGCACATCAGAACAACAAAATAATCGGAGGTCGGGGCAAAGCCCCGCTACGCGAGCGACAAGAGGTATGGGTACAAACCTTGCAGCGCAAGTTTCCACCAAGTGTCATTATTACTCTGTGATACTTGCATTCAGCAATCTAATCTGATCGTATTTTGACTTCAATGTTTATCGTTTGTTGCTTTAATGCCCTATCACTTGTGCGATGCCCACCAATACTTCCTTACTCGACGAATCGGATCGCATCTTATCACCAGTCGACGTATCCCGCAATATCATTGTaaatcatcatcgccaaaTCAAGTCGCCGGGTGCAGCTGCACaagaggggaaggaacACTGGTGCAGAATGATGGTTTTGCATATCCAAGTGACTTCTCACGTTGCATTCTTCCATATAATGGATTTCTCGACCAAAATATGAAACATATGCCCAGACGAAAGAATATTGAGAGCCCAAACTAAAGATGCGTACTAGTACATTCCTCGcacttcttttcttccctcctaTCCTCCTATGCCCTTGCGCATGTGACACGTCCCGCTACATCTGTTTCCGCCTGTAAGGAAATTAAGCAGAGCCGGTAACCTTTCGCTTGACTGTGAATAGGGATCAGCATTCAGACAAAATCCATCAAACAGGGCTGAAGACTCACCTTCGTCGACAATTTGGGGGTCAGCAATGGAAGAAAGATCTCCCAGTTGGTCACCCTCGCCAGCGACAATCTTTCGGAGAATTCGACGCATGATTTTCCCTGATCGGGTCTTGGGGAGATCGGAAACAAGGTACTGTAATAGTCATCAGTAAAAAACCTTTTCGACTGGATGGCGACACTTACAATCTTCTTGGGAGCAGCGAAAGGACCAATAACTTTCCTAACCTGGATAGCCAACTCCTTGCTAAGATCCGCCTCCTTGGTAC
This genomic interval carries:
- a CDS encoding multidrug resistance protein 1, putative produces the protein MSASPGPTAAAAGSDHLQARRDEEVIDSEKDVLAHDAHAVNSGIPYPTATAPNIGVPTVSTSVGRVSSAPEEKISRSSIAASSDTLRNPPLEKSTSNAVSKSHTHKKSKFNFLKSRKKKEEEERKNKEKEKEASVLPPVSFFALFRFAAPLEIVAMVLGLVLAVAAGCCQPLMTLIFGRLTTSFTNYAVIVNQISQVGLTPETSAALQAAKDDLKTQSGHNALYLMAIGIAMFLATWLYMFIWNVTGELNSKRIRERYLAAVLRQEIAYFDDLGAGEVATRIQTDCHLVQEGTSEKVALVFQYAGTFVCGFVLAFVRSPRLAGALISILPVIMLCGGIMMTAMAKFGTAALDHIAKAGSLAEEVIASIRTVQAFGKEKILGDKFADHIEQSKIVGRKGSIFEGFGLSIMFFAIYAAYALAFFYGGVLVSQGRADSGIVINVFMSILIGSFSMAMLAPELAAVTKARGAAAKLFATIDRVPTIDSASDEGLKPDSLHGEISFENVKFHYPSRPSVPILKGFTTTFEAGKTFALVGASGSGKSTVVSLIERFYDPISGVVKLDGKDIRSLNLNWLRQQIGLVSQEPTLFGTTVRGNVEHGLIGSRYENASFEEKFELVKKACVDANAHDFIMKLPQGYDTMVGERGMLLSGGQKQRVAIARAIVSDPRILLLDEATSALDTQSEGIVQDALDKASRGRTTITIAHRLSTIRDADRIYVMGGGEVLEQGSHNDLLANENGPYAQLVNNQKLAQEAAAEALQVDDDIDDPDDVVFGGPSSPMQEKDRQLHRAVTGRSLASIAMDDIQAKRAEEVAGEDKIPSSFGLYARLLRMNSADKFIYIIAFIAAICAGMVYPALAILFGKALSDFEIQDPTELRDALSRRALWYFITALAAGFVIFFQSAGFSHAGWDLNGVLRKKLFTSTLRHDIEWFDEEHNSTGAVTSNLADQPQKVQGLFGPTLGTIIQSCATLLGGCIIGLCYGPLLALIGIACIPILVSGGYIRLKVVVLKDQRMKKLHAASAHLASEAAGAVKTVASLTREKDVREIYSEALKAPMKLNFRTSIKSQCLFAASQGLTFCIIALVFYIGALWIINGKYTTASFYTVLNSIVFASIQAGNVFTFVPDASKANSSAASIFRSIDNEPAINAESSEGKVLDHEHVVGHVRIEGVHFRYPTRPGVRVLRNLTIDVPAGTYVALVGPSGCGKSTTIQMLERFYDPLAGRVTLDGIDIKELNLASYRSQISLVSQEPTLYAGTIRFNILLGANKPLEEVTQDEIDSACKDANIYDFIVSLPDGFDTEVGGKGSQLSGGQKQRIAIARALIRNPKVLLLDEATSALDSQSEKVVQEALDKAAKGRTTIAIAHRLSSIQHSDQIYYFSEGRVAEQGTHQELLSKKGGYYELVQMQNLSRQ